ATGCGCCTGCTTGACGGCCATAAATAGAGCAAAATCGTCGAGCCAATCGGCCTGTTGCTCGCAAAAGGCATGAAACTTGTCCTTTTCGGTCGCTGATGCCGAGGCCTGGAACCGCTCGTAGGAGCGCCGCAACAACTCGCCCTTGACCTCAATGACCCGACCATAGTCAACGGTGCCTTCCGGGAACACCGATGCCGCCTCGACCTCGGAGCGTTCAAGAGTGCCATCCTCCACCAGTCGGTCCAGGCTGATGAGCAACGGATTTCCGGCAAAAGCTGAGAGTGTTTGATAGGGCGAATCACCGTAGCCCGTCGGACCGAGAGGCAACACCTCCCAAATGCCCTGCCCGCTCGAGGCCAGAAAATCGGCAAACCGATAGGCCGACGGGCCGAGATCTCCTATGCCACACCCGCCCGGCAGCGACGTAACGTGCAGCAGAATTCCACTCGTTCGAGCAAATCTCATCCGGCGCGTTTCTCCCTTTACCAGGCGTCTGCTTTCTCGTCTGCACCAGCTCGGTAAGTCTGTCTCCAATTGCAGCCATCGTCAACATACAAGCCCCGTCGTCGAAAAGAGCCGGAGAGGGCACACATTCGCGCCGAGTTCTAAAGACATCGTCGAAATTGCCCGGGAAAGGCGCCGAATGAGGGGAAGGTCTCTCTGCCCCTGGACAAATCATCAGCGGGGGGCTTTTGATCTGCGGGCGATTCTATTCTGGAGCGATTGCCCTGAACGGTTAGCGAGATTTTGGAAAGAACGGAGGGCTTCCATTTTTTCGGATGTGATTTCCGAAAAAATGGAAAAAGGGTGGTCAAGCTATTCAGCTAACTGACTGTGTTTCTATTGCTTGAGCTTTAGACCTCTCGCGGCACATTAATTGCTACCCCTTTGGTGCCCCTGTTTGACAGAGGCGGATCAGATTTCCCCCTTCCGGGGGTATTTCACAAACTGAGGAGGTAACGATGAAGAGACATCATGGAAGGTACCTGGGAATCCTCGCAGGGCTTCTCCTGGTGAGCTGGTTCTCGGTTGTATCGGCTCAGGTACGTCCTGTGGGACAGATCGTTGGTGTCGTTCAAGACCCGACGGGAGCTGTTGTCCCCGGGGCCGAGGTGAAGCTCGAAGATGAGGCAACTGGCGATACCCAAATCAGGAAAACGGGTCCCGACGGAGGTTTTGTCTTTCTGAACCTCAACGTTGGGACCTACAAGGTGACGGTGACAATGTCGGGTTTTCGGACCGCCGTCTATTCGGGAATCAAAGTGGATGCCGCGCGTACGACCAACGTGACCGTCACGCTCCAAATCGGCGAGATCGCTGAAGCCGTCGAAGTGATTGGCGGACTTGAGGTGCTGGAGCGAACGACAACAACCATCGAGACGACCGTCCGAGGCGATATTGTCCGGCGACTGCCGTTGAACAATCGCGATACACTGGATTTCACGCTGTTGATGCCCGGAGCCCAGCAGGGCGGAACGGCCCGTCAGAGCACGTTCCTCGGCCTGCCCAAAGGGGCCATCAATATCACGATGGACGGCGTCAACATTCAGGATAATCTGCTCAAGAGCGCTTTTGGCGGTGGCATGTTCACCATCATCCGGCCGCGCTTGGATGCCGTCGAAGAGGTGACGGTTAAGACGGCAGGCGTGGGCGCGGAGGCAGCGGGAGAAGGAGCGGTCCAGATTCAGTTCGTCACCCGTCGAGGGACGAACACCTTCCGCGGGACGCTCTTCTGGGACCACCGCAATGACGCGCTCAATGCCAACACGTGGTTCAACAACGTCCTCGGACTGCGGCGGCCCAGGAACCTGCTCAATGTCTTCGGTGGCAATGTGGGCGGCCCGGTCTGGAAGGACAGGATCTTCTTCTTCTTCAACTACGAAGAGTTCAGATTGCCGGAGTCGCGTCCGCGAGAGAACCTGATCCTCACGACGGAAGCGGCCCAGGGCATCTTCCGGTATCGAGGAACCGATGGCACCGTGCGCACGGTGAATCTCCTGGAGGTGGCGAGGGCAGCCGGGTTCCCGGGCACAATTGATCCCACCATTGGAGACATGCTGCAGCAGATCAACGCGGCGCGATCGCGGGGAGCGATCAGCCCGTTCGACCTCTTCCGCGAGCGGTATCGGTTTGAAGCTCCCAGCATGCAGGTGCGACGCTTCCCCACGTTGCGCATGGACTATCACATCACGGACAAGCTGCGGTGGCATGGGGTGTGGCACTATAACTACTTCTCCTCGTTACCGGACACGTTGAATTCGATGGATCCCACATTCCCTGGCCTGGGGAAGCCGGCCGGCCAGTATTCCAATCGCTTTTCCGTGACAACGGCCCTTCAGTACACGATCACGTCGAACACGAACTATGAATTTCGCTTTGGAGTTCAGGGAGCGCCTGTGCAGTTCTTCCCCGAATCGGGACCGGAGATCTATCCGGCGGGCGTGCGCATCCTCTGGCCGCTTGGCTTGCAGAGTCTGCACGCGCGTCCGGGAGCCGCGGGAACCTCACTCGCACTTCCGTCGAGTCGAAACACCCCGGTCTACAATCTGCAGAACACCCTGGGTCTTGTGCGCGGAAAGCACTCGTGGGTTTTCGGTGGAACATTCACGCGCGTGGGCTTTATTGACAATTCCTTTGGTGGGGCAGGTATTCCCACGGTCTCCTTTGGTGTGGTGAGTGGAGATCCCGTCGCCTCGGTGATTCAGGCGGGATTGCCCAACATCAGCACGACGGATCTCGGGAATGCGCTGGCGCTCTATGCGCTGCTGACGGGCCGGATCTCCGGCGTCTCCGGGAGTCGCAACGTGGATGAGAGGACGAAGCGGTACGTTCATCTTGCTCCACTGGTGCAGCGGGCGCGGCAGGACGAATTCGGCCTCTACTTCATGGATTCCTGGCGCGTGACGCCGGCGCTGACGCTCAACTACGGCTTGCGCTGGGAGTTCCAGGGGGCAGCCGAGAACACCAATGACATCTACACGAGCCCGCGGGCGGAAGATCTCTGGGGCATCTCCGGCGTCGGCAACCTGTTCAAGCCGGGTCTCTTCCGTGGGATCGCCGATCCGCAAATCGAGCAGCGCTCGCGCAAGGTCTATAACCGCGACTTCATCAATCCGGCGCCGAGCTTTGGACTGGCCTGGAATCCGCGATTTGAGAACCCCTTCTTCCGCTTCCTGTTCGGAGACGAGCGCAAGTCGGTCTTTCGAGGAAGCTATTCCATCGCGTACACGCGCGAAGGGCTCAGCCACTTCACTCAATTCGCTGGCGGCAACCCGGGTCTGACGCAGTCCATCTCGCTGACGGCGGGCGTAGACTTTCCAATCGGCGGGCTGCTCCTGCGGGATCGGTTGCCGGCATTCAGCGAAGATCCGCCGAGCTTCAGCTTCCCCACACCGCTTTCGCGCTTCACCTTCATCGGAGGCAATTTCTTCGCCTTCGATCCCAACATCCGGACGCCGTATGTCCAGTCGTGGTCCTTCGGCTGGCAGCGCGAGCTGACGCGCGACATGGCGATTGAAATCCGCTATGTCGGCAATCGCGGGACGAAGCTCTGGCGCGGGTTCAACCTGAATGAGGTGAACATCTTCGAGAACGGGTTCCTGCAGGAGTTCCTCAATGCCCAGCGGAATCTGGCCATCAGCCGGGCCCAGGGACGCGGCAATCGCTTCGACAACCAGGGATTGCCGGGCCAGGTTCCCCTGCCGATCTTTGAGGCGGCCTTTGGCGCCCGTGGCCGTCAAGGGGCACTCCCGTTGGCCTCCGGGTTTGGAAGCGCTTCTTTCGTCGCCCTGCTGGATCAGGGTCAAGCGGGAGCCCTGGCCAATGCCCTGGCCTCTTCGGCAACATTCCTCTGCCGGGCGGTCGGAAGCGCCCTCCCGCGTTGTGCAGCTCTTGGCTTCGATGCACCGGGGGTCTTGCCGGTCAACTTCTTCCAGGCCAATCCCTATGCGGCCAACCGTGGCGTATGGCTGTTGACGAACGCCTCCTTCTCCACCTACAACGGGCTGCAGCTCATTTTCCGACGGCGCCTAGCGCAAGGGTGGCAGATGACGGCTCACTATACCTTCTCCAAGGCCCTCACGGACCTCTACGCCGATTCCGCTGTTTCGAGCATCTCCTTCAGCACGCTGCGCAATCGGCGGATGGACAAAGGGCTTTCACCCTGGGACCTCACCCACGTCTTCGTGAGCGACTTCCAGTACGAGCTGCCCTTCGGTCCCGGTCGGCGCTGGTCGTCCAGCTCGGGCGCCCTCAACCGGCTCATCGAAGGATGGTTGATCGGTGGAATCGTTCGCGTTCAGTCCGGCCGTATCTTCCGGCTCACGAGCGGGCGAGCCACGGTGAACCAGTTTGACTCCGGCGTCATCCTCAAGGGGATCACGATCAAGGAATTGCAAGAGAAGATCGGCGTTCGGAAGGTTCCCGGCGCTCGTGACATCTTCTTCGTGACTCCGGACCTGATCGGACCCGATGGCCGCTCCAATCGGGCGATCCTGGACGTGCCAACGACGCCCGGTCAGTTCGGCTCGCTCGTTTTCCTGCGTGGTCCTCGATTTGTCAAACCCGATCTCACGCTCCAGAAGCGCACGCGGGTGACCGAGCGGATCAACGTCGAATTCTGGGCCGAGTTCTTCAATGCCTTCAACTACCAGAATTTCCTGATCGGCGGCCCGAATGCGGCGGGCATCACGCATAGCATTGACTCGACGGCCTTCGGGCGCACGACCGAGTTCTTCAACGATCTGGGCAATCAGGATCCGGGTCCGCGCATGATCCAGTTCCGCATCCGGGTGAACTTCTAGGCAAGCCGAGGGAGTGCAAGGCACCCCTTGCACTCCGTCTCCGGACAAGGGGAGAGGCTTGAAGCGAGCTTCTCCCCTGCTTTGTGACGAGTTGCGGGGCTTCCACTCGCTTCTGGAACGAGTGGGCCTGGCCTGCCTGAAGAGACTACTCGTCCCCTCGTCTTCTCATTCATGATCCCTACTTCTTTGGGCTTCGGACCTTTTTTGGATGTCGCCGCCTTTCATCGAAAAAGTGCACATCGGGCCGATTCTTTTGGCCCATTCTTTCTGGCAAGCGCACAGGCCGACAGGATGCGGCTTGACTTTGGTTTGTCGTTCGTAATACTATGGCTGCCGCGTGCAAACGGCAGGGCGGCGACGACAGGAGGCGTAAGCGAATGAACCTGAGAACGGGTGTGACGCGGCTTGTTCTTATTCTTCTCCTCATCTCTCGAACTCCTCTACTGGTGGCGCAGGCTGCTTTGGGCGAAGTGATGGTCACGGGCCAGGTGATGGTCAACGATGTCGCGATCACCTCGGGCAGCACGGTGTTCAGCGGGAGTCGGGTGCGAACGCTGGCAGGTTCGCGGGCGATTGTTAATCTGCGTTCGGGAAGCGGACTGCTGGCTGTGGAAGCAGAGGGTGACTTGCGCCTGACCCGCATCGGCCAGGAGGTGGCCGTTGAGCTGACCAAAGGAGACATTATGCTCCGCCTTCAAGCGCCCTCGGTGGTGACTGTCTCAGATTTGACCGTTCGCTCCGCCGGCGGGAACGTCTACCGCGTCGCTGTGGATGGTCAGGGAATCATCGTCAACGCTCTGGACAAGCCGCTCACCATTCGGGTCCAGGGACGGGAAACCCTGTTGCCTTCGGGCCAGACCTATCTGAGCTGGGATGAGCGGGTCCAATCCGGGTCCGGGCAATCCTCTCCTCAACAACCGTCGCCTCAGCCGCAACCTCGACGTCAGCGCCGTGCCATCATCATCCCGGCCCTTATCATTGGCACCGTGGCCATTGCGCTCGGCCTGACGGTAGCGCACGGCGAGAGAACGAAAGTCGTCAGCCCGGTCGCTCCTCGCAGGTAATGCTGGCGATGTCTCCTCTTGTGGCCAGGCGAATTGTCCTGAAGCTGGATCACTCGTGGCAACGGGTGAGTTTTTTTCTCATCGGCTCCGGATTGATCGCTCTCGCGTGTCTGGCCGTATTCCGGGAATTTCACGGGCTGGCCTGGGCGGCTCTCTACAAGGATGTCGAGGGATTACAAAACGCTTTGCGTTACGTTCCCCGTGATCCGCAGGTGCACCAAGAACTGGGAACGATCTATCTGCTGGATCCGGCAGCGTTCGATCCGGCGAAAGCTCTCCATCATCTGAAGCAGGCGGTGGCTCTTTCGCCCTACGATGTTCGGGGATGGATCGGTCTGGGCCGGGCTTACGAGCAGCACGGGGACGATGCGCACGCTGATGCCGCCTATCGCCGGGCGATGGAGCTTGCACCGCATCACGTTCATCCGCACTGGATTTACGCCAATTTTCTCCTGCGCAGCGGTCAGCGCGAGCGCGCTCTGACCGAACTCCGTGCGCTCGCCGGACGGGCGGAATCGCTCGTAGGAAATATCTGTGATCTCCTGTGGAGTGCGACCGGCGGAGATGCCGGAGTTCTCGTGACCCTGGCCTCGACCCTGACGCCGCATGCCCGCGTTGTCGTCAGCCAGTTTCTCCTCACGCACGACCGCGATGCCGAAGGAATCGGTCTGTGGCGCTCGCTGCCCCGGAACGCGCTGAAGATGGAGAGCGGAGAGAGAATCGTCGCCGCCTTTATCCGTCAGCGCCGATGGGACCTCGCACACCAGGTCTGGCGGGAGATGATGAACATCACCGCTGGCGATGCTCCGGAGTCTGAGTTCGCCTTCTGGAACGGAGAGTTTCACCGTCCGGTCACCAACAGCGGTTTCGATTGGCATGTGCAATCAACCGCTGATGTGACAGCGACCATTGATACGACCAGCGGCTTTACCGACGATCGTTCCCTGCGACTGGACTTTCGCCGGCATGAGGGCGTCCGCTACGCCGGGACGCGCCATCTCGCTTTGGTGACCCCATCAACTCCTTACGTCCTGCGCTTCGTCTACAAGACCGAGGGCATGTTGAGAAAAAACGGTCTGGCCGTGGAAGTGGCGGATGCCGACGATCCCGCGCGCTGGCGGGTGCGAACCGAACCGCTGCAGGAGACCGGTCAATGGATCGAGAAACGAATATCGTTCGTCACGCCGCCCGAGGCGCGCGCTGTCGTCGTGACCATCGTGCGTGAACCGATCAGTCGCCTCTATGACTACATCGCCGGACGCATCTGGTTTGACTCTTTCGCCCTTGAATCAGAAAGTCGCTAACCAACGAGATGGAGATGATCAGAGAGGTCCCGGCCGGCACCAGGAGCATCTCCGGCAACGGAGAGCGCATGACTCGGATCCTGGACCGCGTGATCGTTATCGGCCTGCTGGGAGCGATCGTCGTAGCTCCCTGGCTTTTTGGCTCGGTCGAATTTTACGCCCGCCATCTGCTGACGGTCTGGTTGCTCGTTCTGCTCTTGCTCTGGAATGTGAAGGCGATGCGCGAGCGGCAGTGGATTCTTCAGCTCACACCGATTCACGGCGTGCTTGTGGCATTCGTCCTGGTGGCCGTGATGCAATCGCTCCCGCTGGGTCCTCTTTTGTCACGTCCGTCATTCCCTTCGATTCCGGACACCCGGTCGCTGGCGGAAGCGACCTCGCTCTCGCTCGATCCGGCGACGACGCGACGCACGGCCGTCACGCTGGCGACGCTCGTCGGTTATTTTTTCCTAGCCACCCACTTTCTGGCCACGCGGCGACGGTTGCTGGCTACGGTGATCGTCCTCATCCTGCTGGGATTCTCCATCGCTCTCGTGGGGGTGATCCACAAACTGACGTCCAACGGGAAGCTCCTCTGGTTCCGGGATGTGGAGGCCATTGAGATCGCCTTCGGACCGTTCGTCAATCGCAATCACTTCGCCGGATTCATCGAGATGATTCTGCCCTTGCCGCTGGCTTTGATTGTGGCTCAGGGGGTCGCCCGGGATAAGTGGATTCTCTACGGCTTTCTCACCGTTGCCCTGGGAACGGCGCTTGTGCTGTCGGCCTCACGGGGAGCACTCGTCGTGCTGGCAGCTCAATTGGTGGCCCTGCCGGTGCTCTCCCGCTGGATGTCGCAACAGCACGGGCAAAGGGCGGAAGATGCATCCTGCTCCGTCGCACCGAGGGGCCGCCGATTCCCCCGTCCGACAGTACGGGCAGCCGCAGGCGTTGTGATCCTCGTCGCCGGTATCTCGCTCGGCGTCGTTTGGATCGGAGCGGAACCCGTCATCAGCCGGTTCTCGTCGGCCAATCCTGACATGCGTTCTCAAAAGGACGAGGCCATGACCGCCGCAACGGACACGGGCGAATCTCTCAGTCGCCCGACCATCTGGCGGACAACGATGCGCATGATCCGCGATCACCCCTTTCTGGGGGTTGGACTCGGAGCCTATCCGGTCGCCTACACGCGCTATGATGAAGCGACGGGGTTTTATCGAGTCGAACAGGCCCATAACGATTATCTCCAAATCATCGCCGAGGCGGGAGTGATCGGCCTTCTCTTACTCATCGCCTTTATGATCGCCGTCGGTCGAGCGGCGGGGGCGGCGCTCGCTTCCCCGATGGTCGTGGAACGGTCGCTGGCGCTCGGTGCCGCGCTCGGCTGCTGGGGGATTGCCGTTCACAGTCTGTTCGACTTCAATCTTCAGGTGCCGGCCAATGCCCTCCTTTTTCTCCTGCTGGTTGCCATTTTGACGATCCTGGGAAGCGAGAAGTCGCCGGGGGTACTGACGCGATCGGAGAGCCGCTCGATCTGAGCAATCCGGGGAAATTTCGAGGCAGTTTGGACAGCGAGAAGCTGGCGCTCGGTTCGCCTCGAAGTTTCGCTCACTCGCCCAAGGCCACGCCCTCGGAGTCCGCAACACGGGAGCGCGAGTCCGTGAGGTGATCGGGAAGATGCAGGCCCTTCGGAGCGTCGGCACGAAGGTGCGCCTTTGCAGATGACTCAATCCCGTATGACGGTGCTTGATCCTGCCCCGCCCGAGTTGTGGGATCGCGTCTGCAATACCTGCAGCTACGCGACCTTCTTTCATACGCGCACCTGGGCGGAGCTTCTGGTCAAGGCGTTTCCCGAGTGCAAACCGGCCACCCGCGCTTACATCTTCGACAACGGGACCGTGGCCGTGCTGCCGCTTATCGAGCGGCAGGCGGGCCTCAAAGGATTCTTCCGCTCGTATGAATCGGTCGCTCCCGGCGTCTATGGCGGACTCATCGCTGATGGAGATCTCTCGCCCGCGCAGGTCGAGAGCGTCTACCGGAGTTTGCGTGATGGTCGCACGGCGCAGGTGACCGTCATCGGTAATCCCTATGCCCCCTGGACGCTGCCCGAGGCGTTTCGCACGTCGCTATTGTTCACTCAATCTCTCCGGCTCGATGGTGAATTCAAGGATGTCTGGCAGAATTTCTCCCGAGGCAATCGGAGCAACATCAGGAAAGCCCTCCGCAGCAATCTCGCCATTGACATTGCCCAGCGCGAGGAGGA
The genomic region above belongs to Blastocatellia bacterium and contains:
- a CDS encoding tetratricopeptide repeat protein; translation: MLAMSPLVARRIVLKLDHSWQRVSFFLIGSGLIALACLAVFREFHGLAWAALYKDVEGLQNALRYVPRDPQVHQELGTIYLLDPAAFDPAKALHHLKQAVALSPYDVRGWIGLGRAYEQHGDDAHADAAYRRAMELAPHHVHPHWIYANFLLRSGQRERALTELRALAGRAESLVGNICDLLWSATGGDAGVLVTLASTLTPHARVVVSQFLLTHDRDAEGIGLWRSLPRNALKMESGERIVAAFIRQRRWDLAHQVWREMMNITAGDAPESEFAFWNGEFHRPVTNSGFDWHVQSTADVTATIDTTSGFTDDRSLRLDFRRHEGVRYAGTRHLALVTPSTPYVLRFVYKTEGMLRKNGLAVEVADADDPARWRVRTEPLQETGQWIEKRISFVTPPEARAVVVTIVREPISRLYDYIAGRIWFDSFALESESR
- a CDS encoding carboxypeptidase-like regulatory domain-containing protein, whose translation is MKRHHGRYLGILAGLLLVSWFSVVSAQVRPVGQIVGVVQDPTGAVVPGAEVKLEDEATGDTQIRKTGPDGGFVFLNLNVGTYKVTVTMSGFRTAVYSGIKVDAARTTNVTVTLQIGEIAEAVEVIGGLEVLERTTTTIETTVRGDIVRRLPLNNRDTLDFTLLMPGAQQGGTARQSTFLGLPKGAINITMDGVNIQDNLLKSAFGGGMFTIIRPRLDAVEEVTVKTAGVGAEAAGEGAVQIQFVTRRGTNTFRGTLFWDHRNDALNANTWFNNVLGLRRPRNLLNVFGGNVGGPVWKDRIFFFFNYEEFRLPESRPRENLILTTEAAQGIFRYRGTDGTVRTVNLLEVARAAGFPGTIDPTIGDMLQQINAARSRGAISPFDLFRERYRFEAPSMQVRRFPTLRMDYHITDKLRWHGVWHYNYFSSLPDTLNSMDPTFPGLGKPAGQYSNRFSVTTALQYTITSNTNYEFRFGVQGAPVQFFPESGPEIYPAGVRILWPLGLQSLHARPGAAGTSLALPSSRNTPVYNLQNTLGLVRGKHSWVFGGTFTRVGFIDNSFGGAGIPTVSFGVVSGDPVASVIQAGLPNISTTDLGNALALYALLTGRISGVSGSRNVDERTKRYVHLAPLVQRARQDEFGLYFMDSWRVTPALTLNYGLRWEFQGAAENTNDIYTSPRAEDLWGISGVGNLFKPGLFRGIADPQIEQRSRKVYNRDFINPAPSFGLAWNPRFENPFFRFLFGDERKSVFRGSYSIAYTREGLSHFTQFAGGNPGLTQSISLTAGVDFPIGGLLLRDRLPAFSEDPPSFSFPTPLSRFTFIGGNFFAFDPNIRTPYVQSWSFGWQRELTRDMAIEIRYVGNRGTKLWRGFNLNEVNIFENGFLQEFLNAQRNLAISRAQGRGNRFDNQGLPGQVPLPIFEAAFGARGRQGALPLASGFGSASFVALLDQGQAGALANALASSATFLCRAVGSALPRCAALGFDAPGVLPVNFFQANPYAANRGVWLLTNASFSTYNGLQLIFRRRLAQGWQMTAHYTFSKALTDLYADSAVSSISFSTLRNRRMDKGLSPWDLTHVFVSDFQYELPFGPGRRWSSSSGALNRLIEGWLIGGIVRVQSGRIFRLTSGRATVNQFDSGVILKGITIKELQEKIGVRKVPGARDIFFVTPDLIGPDGRSNRAILDVPTTPGQFGSLVFLRGPRFVKPDLTLQKRTRVTERINVEFWAEFFNAFNYQNFLIGGPNAAGITHSIDSTAFGRTTEFFNDLGNQDPGPRMIQFRIRVNF
- a CDS encoding O-antigen ligase family protein, yielding MTRILDRVIVIGLLGAIVVAPWLFGSVEFYARHLLTVWLLVLLLLWNVKAMRERQWILQLTPIHGVLVAFVLVAVMQSLPLGPLLSRPSFPSIPDTRSLAEATSLSLDPATTRRTAVTLATLVGYFFLATHFLATRRRLLATVIVLILLGFSIALVGVIHKLTSNGKLLWFRDVEAIEIAFGPFVNRNHFAGFIEMILPLPLALIVAQGVARDKWILYGFLTVALGTALVLSASRGALVVLAAQLVALPVLSRWMSQQHGQRAEDASCSVAPRGRRFPRPTVRAAAGVVILVAGISLGVVWIGAEPVISRFSSANPDMRSQKDEAMTAATDTGESLSRPTIWRTTMRMIRDHPFLGVGLGAYPVAYTRYDEATGFYRVEQAHNDYLQIIAEAGVIGLLLLIAFMIAVGRAAGAALASPMVVERSLALGAALGCWGIAVHSLFDFNLQVPANALLFLLLVAILTILGSEKSPGVLTRSESRSI
- a CDS encoding GNAT family N-acetyltransferase, with product MTQSRMTVLDPAPPELWDRVCNTCSYATFFHTRTWAELLVKAFPECKPATRAYIFDNGTVAVLPLIERQAGLKGFFRSYESVAPGVYGGLIADGDLSPAQVESVYRSLRDGRTAQVTVIGNPYAPWTLPEAFRTSLLFTQSLRLDGEFKDVWQNFSRGNRSNIRKALRSNLAIDIAQREEDYWEYYNAYQETLRRWGPRATSRYPAELFLALRTCDPAQARLWLVRKSGVIIGGIVVFYHQRHAVYWHGAFIAAFFEYRPSNLVHAEAIRDACARGFQWYDFNPSGGHAGVVRFKQSFHPQVLYFHAVTIPGSRWYHLYARWRNRLLGTWSRAKATSGQDDPSAPDAP